The sequence CGCTGTTGCTGCCGAAGTAGGTGGTGCCTTGCGCCGACCACATCAGCAGTTTGCCGTCGGGCAGGTTGGCCGCTGAGGCCGGCACCAGGGGCAGCGCGATCGGGGCGGTCCAGGGCTTGGCCGCGGCGGTCGACTGGGCGGCGGTGTAGCCGGCCGCGGTGAAGCGGTAGTCCACCGCGGGCAGCCAGGTCTCGCCATGGCGGGTCTGCAGGCGGACGACCAGTTCGCCGCCGTCGACCGGCAATCCGGCGACGACCAGGCGCGTGTCGGGGGTCGTGCCGTCGAACAGCGGCGCGGTGCTGCCGGGCCGTTCGACCGTGAGCCGGTAGGCGTCCGCGTTGCTGGCCGTCCAGTCGAAGGTCACGCGCGCCCCGCCGAGCTTGCTGGGTGCGGCGGGGCTCAGGAGGGTGGCGGCCTGGGGCGCAGGCGCAGGCGCAGGCGCAGGGGCGGGCGCGGGCGCGGGTGAGGGCGACGGAGGCGGTGCGGGCGATGGGGCCGGCGAAGGCGGGAGTACCTCGGTGCCGGTGCCGGATCCCCCGGCCGCCGTGCCGCCGGATTCACCGCCACCGCCGCCGCCGCAGGCGGCCAAAAGGGAAAGCGTCGCGCAGGCGAGCGCCAGCGACCGTGGTTGAAACGGCTTCATATGTATTCTTTCGCATTAATGTGTGACAGGGCGCAGGCTAGCCACGCCAAAGAGCCTTGGCAACCCCGGTCGACCCCGGGCGCGGCAAAATGCGTGAATGAATGCGCTCAATGTTTCGGAATACGTGCAGACCCTCGGGCTGCAGGCCAAGGCCGCGTCGGCCCTGATGGCCAAGGCGGATGCCGCCACCAAGAACAAGGCCCTGAAGGCGCTGGCCCGCCGTCTGCGCGACAGCGCCGCCGAGCTGGCACCGGCTAATGCGCGCGACATCGAACGCGCCACGGCCGCCGGCCTGTCGGCACCGATGGTCGACCGCCTCAAGCTCACGCCGAAGGTCATCGAGACCGTGGCGCTCGGCTGCGAACAGCTGGCGGCCATGCCCGACGTGATCGGCGAGATCAGCGGCATGAAGCAGCAGCCCAGCGGCATCCGCGTGGGCCAGATGCGGGTGCCGATCGGCGTCTTCGGCATGATCTACGAGAGCCGGCCCAACGTGACGATCGAGGCGGCGAGCCTGGCGATCAAGAGCGGCAACGCCGCCATCCTGCGTGGCGGCTCGGAAGCCATCGAATCGAACAAGGCGCTGGCCGACCTGGTGTCGGCCTCACTGGCCGAGGCCGGCCTGCCGGTCGATGCGGTGCAGCTGGTGCAGACCACCGACCGCGAGGCGGTGGGCCAGCTCATCGCCATGCCGCAGTTCGTCGACGTGATCATCCCGCGCGGCGGCAAGGGGCTGATCGAGCGCATCAGCCGCGACGCGAAGGTGCCGGTCATCAAGCACCTGGACGGCAACTGCCACGTCTACGTCGACGACAGCGCGCCGCTGGACATGGCGCTCAAGGTGGTCGACAACGCCAAGACCCAGAAGTACAGCCCCTGCAATGCCGCCGAAGGCCTGCTGGTGGCGGCCTCGGTGGCCGAGCTCTTCCTGCCGGAGATCGGTGCGGTGTTCGCAGCCAAGGGCGTCGAGATGCGTTGCGACCCGGCGGCCGCGCGCATCCTGCGGGCCGAGGGCGCGCTGCACGGCGAGACGGGGACGATCGTCGATGCGGTCGAGTCGGACTGGTCGGAGGAATACCTGGCGGCGGTGATCAGCATCAAGGTGGTGGACGGCGTCGACGAAGCCATCGCGCACATCAACCGCTACTCGAGCCATCACACCGACGCGATCATCACGCGGGACCACATCAATGCGCAGCGCTTCCTGCGGGAGGTCGATTCGGCCAGCGTCATGGTGAATGCGAGCACGCGCTTCGCTGACGGCTTCGAGTTCGGGCTGGGCGCCGAAATCGGCATCAGCACCGACAAGTTCCATGCGCGGGGGCCGGTGGGCATCGAGGGCCTGACCTCCCTCAAATACGTGGTGCTGGGCCAGGGCGAGATCCGAACCTGAGCTGACTTGAGCCGGACTTGAGGGCGCGCAGCCGGAAACGCACTGTTTTCGGCTTGTCATCGGGGCGGGTGGCCCCAAATCCTACAATTGCAGTCCACCTTTCTGCAGAAATCGCATAAGAAGGCCGCCCGCATGGTCCCCCATCTCGTCACCGCCCTGACCGGCCCGATCAACGAACTCGAACAGCGCGTCCTGGATTCCACGCCAGCGATCGAACGCTGGTTCCGGCTGGAATGGATGGAGCACACGCCGCCCTTCTACAGCTCGGTCGACATCCGCAACGCCGGCTTCAAGCTGGCGCCGGTCGACACCAACCTCTTCCCCGGCGGCTGGAACAACCTGACGCAGCAGATGCTGCCGCTGGCCGTGCAGGCGGCGCAGGCGGCCATCGAGAAGATCTGCCCGGAGGCGCGCAACCTGCTCGTCATCCCGGAGAACCATTCGCGCAACACCTTCTACCTGGCGAACATCGCGCAGCTGGTGCGCATCTTTCACATGGCCGGGCTGAACGTGCGGGTGGGGTCGATCGACCCGGCGATCAAGTCGCCCAAGAAGATCGAACTGCCCAACGGCGACACCGTGACGCTCGAGCCGGTGGTGCGCACCAAGCGCCGCCTGGGCATCAAGAACTTCGACCCCTGCACCATCCTGCTGAACAACGACCTGTCGGCGGGCGCGCCGGGCATCCTGGAAGATCTGCATGAGCAGTACCTGCTGCCGCCGGTGCACGCGGGCTGGTCGGTGCGCCGCAAGAGCAACCACTTCCGCAGCTACGAAGAGATCTCCAAGCGCTTCGGCAAGCTGCTGGGCATCGACCCCTGGCTGATCAACCCGATGTCGAGCCTGGCCGAGGGCGTGAACCTCGGCGAAGGTGTCGGGGTCGACCTGATCACCAGCCATGTCGACGCGATGCTCACCAAGGTGCGCCGCAAGTACAAGGAATACGGCATCAACGAGAAGCCCTTCGTGGTCGTGAAGGCCGACAGCGGCCCCGGCGGCACCAGCGTGATGACGGTGCGCGATGCGCGCGAGGTCGAGGCGCTGAGCGCCCAGGCGCACAGCCAGACCAGCTCGAAGGGCAGCGCCCCGGCGCTGATGGACCTGATCGTCCAGGAAGGCGTGCTCACCAACGAGCGCGTGCACGACGGCGTGGCCGAGCCGGTCGTCTACATGATGGACCGGTACGTGGTCGGCGGTTTCTACCGTGTGCACGCCGACCGCGGCATCGACGAAAGCCTGAAGTCGCCCGGTGCGAGCTTCGTTCCGTTGGCTTTTTCCGACAGCGCGCACCTGCCGCAGCCCGGCGCCAAGCCCGGTGCCAGCGCGCCCAACCGCTTCTACATGTACGGCGTGATCGGCCGTCTGGCCATGGTGGCTGCGAGCTACGAGCTCGAGGCGACAGACCCGGACGCCGAGGTCTACGAGTAGGCGGCGGCACCCAGCCGTAGCACATTTCGTCCCCTTGCGGGGACTGGCGGCACGGGCAAAATAGCCGTCCTCTACAGCCAACGGAATCCAGGGTGGGGTGGACGCAGCGGACGCATCCGTTGCTTCTCAGCCCGCCGGTGCCAGGCACCGACGCCTTTTTCCACGACTTCGTGTCAGCCCCCAAATCTTCCTCCGCCGCCCTGATCATCGGCGCCATCGGCGTCGTCTACGGCGACATCGGCACCAGCGTCCTCTATGCCACCAAGGAGGTCTTCGGCCACGGCCATGTGCCGTTCACGCACGAGAACGTCTACGGCATCCTGTCGATGTTCTTCTGGACGCTGACCATCATCGTGTCGCTCAAGTACGTGGTGCTGGTGCTGCGCGCGGACAACGAGGGCGAAGGCGGCCTGGTCGCGATGCTGGCGCTGGCCTCGCGGGCGGTGGCCGACAAGCCGCGGGTGCGCAACGTGCTGCTGGCCGTGGGCATCTTCGGTACCTCGCTGTTCTATGGCGACGGGGTCATCACGCCGGCCATCTCGGTGCTGTCGGCGGTCGAGGGCCTGGAGGTGGTCTCGCCGCACTTCAAGCACTACGTGATCCCGATCACGCTGGTGGTGCTGTTCTGCCTCTTTGCCGTGCAAAAGCGCGGCACGGCGGGCATCGGCAAGTTCTTCGGACCGATCACGCTGGCCTGGTTCCTGGTGCTGGCGGTGCTGGGCGTGTCGCAGATCCTCGGCCACCCGGCGATCCTCAAGGCGGTGAGCCCGCACTACGCGCTGAAATTCATCTGGGACAACCCAATGACCAGCTTCATCGTGCTGGGCGCCACCGTGCTGTGCGTCACCGGTGCCGAGGCGCTCTACGCGGACCTCGGCCACTTCGGCAAGGGGCCGATCCGCATCGCGTGGTTCTCGGTGGTGATGCCAGCGCTCACGCTCAACTACTTCGGCCAGGGGGCCCTGCTGCTGGAGAACCCGGAAGCGGTGAAGAACCCCTTCTTCATGATGGCGCCCGAGTGGGCGCTGATCCCGCTGGTGCTGCTGGCGACGCTGGCCACGGTGATCGCCTCGCAGGCCCTCATCACCGGCGCCTTCAGCGTGACGCGCCAGGTCATCCAGCTGGGCTACCTGCCGCGCCTGAACATCGAGCACACCAGCGTGCGCGCGGCCGGCCAGATCTACATCCCCTTCGTCAACTGGGGGCTGTTCGTGGCGATCGTGCTGGCGGTGGTGATGTTCCGCTCGTCGAGCAACCTGGCGGCGGCCTACGGCATCGCGGTGACCACCGACATGCTGATCACCACGGTGCTCACCTTCTTCGTCATCCGCTATGCCTGGAAGCTGCCGCTGCTGCTGTGCGTCGGCGCCACGGCCGCCTTCTTCGTGGTCGACTTCGCCTTCTTCGCGTCGAACCTGCTGAAGCTGCCTGAAGGCGGCTGGTTCCCGCTGCTGATCGGCGGCGCCATCTTCATGCTGATGATCACCTGGAAGGAGGGCCGGCGTCTGATGGGCGAGGTGCAGCGCACGGATGCGATCGAGCTGCGCAGCTTCCTCGATGCCGTCTTCGTGAGCCCTCCGGCCCGGGTCGACGGCACGGCGGTGTTCCTCACGGCCGAGCCGGGCGTCACGCCCAATGCGCTCTTGCACAACCTCAAGCACAACAAGGTGCTGCACGAGCAGAACCTGTTCGTCACCGTGCGCAACCACGAGGTACCCTGGATCCCGATGGACAAGCGCATTGAGGTGGAGGCCCTGGGCCGCCACTGCTGGCAGGTGATGGTGCACTACGGCTTCAAGAACGACGTCGACCTGCCGCGCGCACTGGAAAACGCACGCCTGCGCGGCTGCCAGCTCGAGCCGATGACCACCAGTTATTTCCTGTCGCGCGACGTCGTGATCCCGACGCTGGGCAGCGGCATGGCGCCATGGCGCGAGAAGCTCTTCGCGCAGATGCACCACAACGCGAGCGGCGCGGCGAACTTCCTGAACCTGCCGAACAACGCGGTGGTGGAGCTGGGTTCCAAGATCGAGATCTGAGGCGGCGGCCGGCGACGGCAAGGTTCGTGCTTGAGCTGGGTCAGGCCCCGACCCGATGCCCGCCATGCACCACCCCGCCACCGCCGCCATGCCTTCCCTGCGCCACAGCTATTTCGAGGATGCCCAGGCGATCTTCGCCGGCACGCTGTTCGTGTCGCTGGCGCTCATCCTGTTCAACCAGGTGGGGCTGCTGACCGGCGGCGCAGCGGGCCTGGCCTTCCTGCTGCACTACGTCACCGGCATCAGCTTCGGCAAGCTGTTCTTCCTGATCAACCTGCCTTTCTACGGCTTCGCCTGGATGCGCATGGGGCGGGAATTCACGGTCAAGACCTTCATCGCGATCACGATGCTGTCGGCCATGACGGAATGGTCGCCCGCGCTCTTCGCCATCGACCGGCTTCACCCGGCCTATGCGGCCGTGCTCGGCGGGTTGTTGCTGGGTGCGGGCTGCCTCTTCCTGGCGCGGCATCGCGGGAGCCTGGGCGGCGCCACCATCGTGTCGCTCTACATGCAGGAGAAGCACGGCTGGCGCGCCGGCAAGGTGCAGATGGGCATCGACTGCAGCATCGTCGCACTGGCCTTCCTCGTCATCGAGCCCAGCCGGGTGCTGTATTCGGTGCTGGCGGCCGTTGTGATGAGCGTGTTCCTCGCGGTCAACCACAAGCCCGGGCGCTACGTTGCGATGTAGCGCTTCGGGGTCGCGTGCTCACCCGAAGTCGGCCGGCCGCTCGCGTGCCAGCGCATCCATGTGCGAGGCGATCGCGCCCGGCGTGGTGAACCAGACATCGCCCCGATCCCTTGCGCGCGCCAGGTGCTGCAGGGCGGTCCGCAGATGCCGCAGCCGGTAGGGCTGTCCGACGATGTACGGATGCAGCGCCAACCCCATCACCAGCGGCTGCGCGCGCGACTGCTCGCGCATCTCGTCGAAGTTGTCGATCACCATGGCGGTGAAGTCCTTCGCGTCCATCAGGCGGCCGACGATCATCGGGATGTCGTTGAGCTCCTGTGGGTACGGCACCGACCACAGCGAGCCGCCGCCGCGGGTGCGCATGCGCACCGGCTGGTCGTCGTGGCACCAGTTGAGCGTGTAGCCGTAACCGGTCTCAGCCAGCAGGTCGGGCGTCAGGTGCGTCTCGGAGATCCAGGGCGACAGCCAGCCGGCGGGCGTTTGCCCGCTCTCGCGCTGCATGCGTTCGCGGCAGCGCACCAGCAGCGCGCGCTCATGCGCCTCGTCGAGCACCCCCTGCCGCTCGGCGTTGCTGTGGCCGTGGCCGATGAGTTCGTCGCCGCGCGCCACGCAGGCCTGCACCAGTTCCGGGCAATGGTCGTAGAGGGCGGTGTTGATGAGGGCGCCGGTCGGCAGCCCGAGCGCGTCGAAGAGTTCGAGGCAGCGCCAGGCGCCCACGCGGTTGCCGTATTCGCGCCAGCCGTGGTTGAGCACGTCGGGCTGCGGGGAGGCCGGGCCGATGTTGGCGCCCAGCCCGTCGCCGAAGGCGAAGTGCTCGATGTTGAAGCCGAGGTACACCGCCAGCCGTGCCCCATTCGGCCACACGTAATCGGGACGGCGCGTGATGGGGCGGTAGTCGAAGCGGTCGTGTGCGGGGAGCAAGTCGGGCCAGCGTGTCGTCATGTCGCCATTCTCACAGCGAGACCGCCCGGCGTGCCGAGCGGCACAATCGCCGGATGCGTTTCTTCAAGGACCTGAGTCTTTCGGCCTTCACCGCCGGCTTCGTCGCGGTGCTGGTCGGCTTCACCAGCTCGGTCGTCATCGTGTTCCAGGCCGCGCAGGCCTTCGGCGCCACGCCCGAGATGATCGCCTCGTGGATGTGGGCGCTCGGCCTCGGCATGGGCCTCGCTTCGTTGCTGCCGTCGCTGTGGCTGCGCAAGCCGGTGATGGTCGCGTGGAGCACGCCCGGCGCGGCGGTGCTGGCCACCGCCGGCGCGGGCTACGGCATGGGCGAGGCGGTCGGCGCCTTCATCGTGTGCGCCGCACTCATCACGCTGGCCGGTGCCACCGGCTGGTTCGAGCGGGTGATGAACCGGATCCCGATGGCCATCGCCTCGGCGCTGCTGGCCGGCGTGCTGGCGCGCTTCGGGCTGTCGGCCTTCGCGGCGGCGCAGACCGCGCTGCCGCTGGTGCTGCTGATGCTCGGCACCTACCTCGTCGGCAAGCGCATCGCGCCGCGCTATGCGGTGCCGCTCACGCTGGGCGCCGCCATCGCGTACGCGGCGCTGCGCGGCGAGCTGGCCTGGTCGGCGGTGCACTTCAGCCTGGCGATGCCGGTGTTCACGATGCCGGTCTTCACCTGGCAGGCGGCGGTGAGCCTGGCGCTGCCGTTGTTCGTGGTGACGATGGCGTCGCAGAACCTGCCGGGCGTGGCGGCCATCCGCGCGGCCGGCTACGACATGCCGATCTCGAAGCTCATCACGCTGACCGGCGTGGCGACGCTGGTGCTCGCGCCCGTCGGCGGCTATGCGCTCAACCTGAGCGCCATCACCGCCGCCATCTGCATGGGCCGCGAGGCGCACGAAGACCCGGCGCGGCGCTACACCGCGGCCGTGAGCTGCGGCGCGATCTACGTCGTGATCGGCCTGTTCGGCGCGGCGGTCACCAGTCTGCTCACCGCCTTCCCGAAGGAACTGGTCGCGGCCATCGCCGGGTTGGCACTGCTGGGCACCATCGGCGGTGGCCTGGCGGCGGCGTTGCGCGACGAGTCGCACCGCGAGGCCGCGCTCATCACCTTCCTGGTCACGCTCTCGGGCGTGACCCTCGCCGGCATCGGCTCGGCTTTCTGGGGCGTGGTGGCCGGCGCCGTCGCGCTGGCGATCCAGCGCGTCGGAAAAAGGGCCGCGGCGGGCAAGGACATCGCGCCTGCCTGCAAGATCAAGCAAGACAGCAAGGCGGCCATCCGGGCCGCCGGAAAGACACCATGAGCCGCAACATCCTCTTCGTCGCCGACCCGCTCGACCAATTCAAGATCTACAAGGACACGACCTTCTCGATGATGCGCGAGGCACAACGCCGCGGCTGGCGCATCGCGGCCTGCCTGCCGCAGGACCTGACCTGGAAGTCGGGCGGCGTGGTTGCGGCCAACGTGCTGCAGATCACGCTGACCGGCGACGCGAAGGCCTGGTACCACGTCGACATCGAGGAGTCCAAGGCACTGAAGGACTTCGACGCCGTGCTGATGCGCAAGGACCCGCCCTTCGACGCCGAATACATCTACGCCACCCACCTGCTCGAGCAAGCCGAGCGCGAAGGCGCGCGCGTGGTCAACAAGCCGCGGGCGCTGCGCGACCACCCGGAAAAGCTCGCGATCATGGAGTTCCCGCAGTTCGTCACGCCGACGCTGGTCACGCGCAGCGCGGGCGCGGTGCGCGACTTCCACGCCGAGCACGGCGACATCATCCTGAAGCCGCTCGACGGCATGGGCGGCATGGGCATCTTCCGCGTGAAGCAGGACGCGATGAATCTCGGCTCCATCATCGAGACGCTCAACAAGGACGGGGCCGAGACCATCATGGTGCAGCGCTTCGTGCCGCAGATCACCGAGGGCGACAAGCGCATCCTGATCATCGGCGGCGTGCCGGCGCCCTTCGTGCTGGCGCGCATCCCGCAGGGCACCGAGGTGCGCGGCAACCTCGCGGCCGGCGGCAAGGGCGTGGCCCAGCCGCTGACGCCGCGCAACCGCGAGATCGCCGAAACCGTTGGCCGTGCGCTGGCGCCGCGCGGCCTGCTGCTGATCGGCCTCGACGTGATCGGCGACAGCGTCACCGAGATCAACGTGACCAGCCCGACCTGTTTCCAGGAGATCACCGAGCAGAGCGGCTTCGACGTGCCGGCGATGTTCATCGATGCGCTCGAGGCGGAATTGAAAAAGGGACCGTGAGGTCCCTTTGGATGTACCAACGACGCCGAGGCGTCGCTAGGGTGATCAGAATTCGACTGAGGCGCTTACGCTGAACGTGCGTGGATTCCCCAGTACGAGGTATCCGTTCTCGGGGTAGCCGCCCACCGACGACCAGTAGTTGCGGTCGGCGACGTTGTCCACGCGGGCGCGGAGCGTCACGAGCTTTCCACTCCACTCGGTGACGTAGCGCGCACCGAGGTCGAGGCGGGCCCAGCCCGGCACGCGCAGGGTATTGGCGCTGTCGGCATAGCTGTGACCGGTCGCGACCACGCGGGCGTCGAAAGACAGCCCGCGCATGCCCGGCACATCCCAATCGACGCCAATGCTGCCTTGTACCTTTGGGACGCCGATCACCCTTTTGCCGTCGGTAATGGTGGCTCCGGTCGACTTCTGCTTGGCATCGAGGAGCGTCAGACCGCCCAGCACTCGCAGGCCCTTGGCTGCTTCACCGAAAGTCGTGAGTTCGAAGCCCTGGTGGCGATCCTTGCCCGCCTCCACGAAATAGCGCTGGTCATTGATGAAAGCACGCGGCTTGTCGGTGGAGAAAAACGCAATGGCACCACCAATGCTTCCACCGTCGTATTTGACGCCGACCTCTTTCTGCTTGGAGACGTATGGCGAGAGTTGCGCACCGGGGTTGAACACCGGACCGCTGGTCGAGGTGGTGGGCGCGGTCTCGCCTTTGCTCAGCCCTTCGATGTAGTTCGCGTACAGCGACACTTGCGGTTGCAACTTGTAGACGAAGCCGGCCATCGGGCTGACGCGGCTCTTTTCGTACCCGGAGGGGACGCCTGTAAAGTATTCGTAGCCTGTGCTCGACAGCGTCTGGTGGCGTAGGCCCAAGGTCAGCAAGGCCCGATCGTCAAGGAGTGACAGGGTATCGCCGACGGCGAAGCTGCTCAGGCGGACTTTGGTCAGCAGTGCTGGGTCGTTCAGATCGTTGCCGCGGAAGGCGCCCGCCGTGAAGCCAGGCAGTGCGATGCCTACCGGTGTGTACATGCTGCTCACGGTGGGGTTGAAGAAGTCCCACTCGTAGGCGTTCTTTTCCTTGAGTTCATAGAACGAGTACGAAGCAACGAGCGAATGCTTGACTGACCCCATCGTTAACTTGGCGCGCATGCCGAGTTCGGCGGTGCGGGTGTCATCCTGGCGCTCGTTGTCGAAGCGGGACATGTTGCCTGCGCCAGCAGCGGTGGTGACCGTGATGCCGGCGAGCCGGTTGCCCTCGAAGCTCCGGCGAGCGCCTGCAGCACCCCAGATGGTCACATCTGGATTGATGTCGTATTCCCCGCGCACCGATCCAAAGGTGTCGCGTTCGTTCGAATAGGTCCAGGGCTGCGCGTAGTTGACGCTGTTGTCGGGCGCCGACGGTACCGAGGTGAGCGCCGGGCCGAGCGTCACGTTCGGCCGCGGCCGCGTCAGACGGTGCTCCTGGTGGCCGACGTCGACCGAGATGCGTGCGTCGCGGCTGCGCCAGTCAAGGCCCAGCGAGAACAGGTCTAGCTTGACCTTCTCGTCATCCACAGCGGTGCCGCCTTCACGATGCAGTGCGTTCAGACGGATGCCGGTGCTCTGGTCCGGACCGAAGCGGCGCGCGATGTCTGTCGACACATAGCCTTGCTCGCCGCTGCTGACGCCGGCACTGACCTGCGTCAGCGGATCGTTGCCCGCGCGCTTGGGCAACAGGTTGATGTTGCCGCCGATGCCACCACCACTGGGCGTTGCGCCGTTCAGGAAGGCGCTGGCGCCCCGCAGCACTTCGACGCGTTCGAACAGTTCCGACGAGATGTACTGGCGCGGCAACAACCCGTACAGGCCGTTGTAGGCGATGTCATCGGAATTCACGATGAAGCCGCGAATAAAGTACGACTCCTGGAAGTTGCCGAAGCCGCGTGCGACCCGCACCGTCGGGTCGTTCTGCAGCACGTCGGCCACGCTCCTGGCCTGCTGGTTCTGGATCAGTTCGCTCGTGTAGCTCGTCGTGGAAAACGGCGTGCTCATGATGTCCTGTGTGCCTAGGATCCCCACCCGCCCACCCCGCGCCACCTGTCCGCCTGCATAGGGCTTGGTCAACCCTTCCGCCGACGCATCGGCGCTGGCTTCCACCGTCACGGTCGACAGGGTGCCGGAAGCGGCGGTCGGGGTGGTTTGTGCAGACGTCGACAGCGCGTGCAGCGCAAGCGTCGCGGCCAAGGTGACGGGCCGCAGCGGAAAGCGGATGGAAGACATGAACGGTTCCCTCTTTATTGGAGTGCAAATGAGAACCGTTATTATCTTGCCGGCTTTCCGGCGCGCGCGCAGGCCGCCGCAAAAAGAGCGCGGACGTTGTTTCCGCGCGACCCGGTATTCAGCCGGCCCGGCGGCCGTCCACGAAAACGGCGAGTTCGCCCGCCGAGAACGGCATCCATTGCTCGTTGGTCGTCAGTGGCGCGGTGACTATCACCGCGACGCGGTCGTCGAGCGTCGTGTGCTGCGAGAAGTCCATCTGCACATCCTCGTCGGCCAGCTTCGCCAGCGTGAACGGATGCTGCCGTTCGATGTACCAGAGGTTCGTCGACGCATGCGCCCACAGCGCCTGGCCGTTCGACAGCATGAAGTTGAAGGTGCCGTGCCGGGCGAGCTGCGGCGCCAGTTCGCGCAGCGTCAGCGTGAGTTCGGCCACGCTGGGTACATCGGCATGCGACTTGGCCAGTTCCTGCATGACCCAGCAGAAGGCGTGCTCGCTGTCGGTGCTGCCCACCGGATGGAAGTTGCCGTGCAGCCGCGGCCGGAAGTCCTTCAGGTCGCCGTTGTGCGCGAACACCCAGTAGCGGCCCCACAGCTCGCGCACGAAGGGGTGGCAGTTCTGCAGGTTGATGGCGCCCTGGGTCGCCTTGCGGATGTGCGCGATGACGTTGCGGCTCTTGATGGGGTAGCGGCGGATCAGCTCGGCCACCGGCGAGTCGCAGGCCGGCAGATGGTCGACGAAGTGGCGCAGCCCGCGGTCCTCGAAGAAGGCGATGCCCCAGCCGTCGGCATGATGGTCGGTGCGGCCCCCGCGCTGCGCGAAGCCCGTGAAGCTGAAGGTCACGTCGGTGGGCGTGTTGCAATTCATGCCGAGCAGTTGGCACATGGTCAGGACTCTTTCGGCGGTGGGGGCACGCGCAGTTGCAGGGCCGCGAGGATGGCAATGGCGCACAGCGCCGACAGCATGAAGAACACCTCGTTGAAGGCGGCCAGCCGCGCCGGGCTGCTGGCCGCCTGCGTGAGCGAATCGCCATGTGCGGCCAGACGCCATTCGAGCGCGATGGCGCACAGGCTCACGCCCGCCGCGCCGCCGAGCATGCGCAGGAAGCTGATGGCGCTGGCGCCTTGCGGGATGAGCGGCTTGGCCAGCGGGCGCATCGCACCGAGGTTGAGCGAGGGCAGGATGAAGCCCAGCCCGATGCGCCCGATGACGGCGAAGGCCACCAGCAGCCACAGCGTGCTGCCCAGCGTCAGCACCTTCATCAGCGCGAAGGACACGGCCAGCAGCGCCAGCCCGATGCTGACCAGCAGCCACGTCGGCTGGCGGTCGGCCAGCCGGCCGACCAGGGCGATGGAGATGGCCAGCACGATGCCGGCCGGCAGCATGATGGTGCCCACATGCGAGGCCGACAGGTGCAGCGCGACCTGCATGTACACCGGCAGCAGGTAGGTCGAGCCGAACAGCGCCGCGCCGTAGATGAACGACACCACGCTGCCCATCGCGAACGACCGGTAGCCGAAGAGCGCCATGTGCATGAGCGGCGCGCCGCCACCGGCCGCCAGACGCTTCTGCCACCCCACGAAGACGGCCAAGGACAGCACCGCGCCCGCCAGCAGCAGGGCGGCCTCGACCGGCGCGTCGCCACGCAGCTCGACCAGGCCATTGAGCAGGCACAGCGTGCCGGCCAACCCGATGAGCAGGCCGCGCCAGTCCAGCCCGCCCGCACGCGTGGCGGTGACGCCGCCCGGCGCCGTGGTGGGCACGAACTTGTAGGCCAGCCAGATCGACGCGAGGCAGAACGGCACCACCATGAAGAAGATGGAGCGCCAGCCGAACAGGTCGACCAGCAC comes from Variovorax sp. J2L1-78 and encodes:
- the gshA gene encoding glutamate--cysteine ligase; amino-acid sequence: MVPHLVTALTGPINELEQRVLDSTPAIERWFRLEWMEHTPPFYSSVDIRNAGFKLAPVDTNLFPGGWNNLTQQMLPLAVQAAQAAIEKICPEARNLLVIPENHSRNTFYLANIAQLVRIFHMAGLNVRVGSIDPAIKSPKKIELPNGDTVTLEPVVRTKRRLGIKNFDPCTILLNNDLSAGAPGILEDLHEQYLLPPVHAGWSVRRKSNHFRSYEEISKRFGKLLGIDPWLINPMSSLAEGVNLGEGVGVDLITSHVDAMLTKVRRKYKEYGINEKPFVVVKADSGPGGTSVMTVRDAREVEALSAQAHSQTSSKGSAPALMDLIVQEGVLTNERVHDGVAEPVVYMMDRYVVGGFYRVHADRGIDESLKSPGASFVPLAFSDSAHLPQPGAKPGASAPNRFYMYGVIGRLAMVAASYELEATDPDAEVYE
- a CDS encoding polysaccharide deacetylase family protein; the protein is MTTRWPDLLPAHDRFDYRPITRRPDYVWPNGARLAVYLGFNIEHFAFGDGLGANIGPASPQPDVLNHGWREYGNRVGAWRCLELFDALGLPTGALINTALYDHCPELVQACVARGDELIGHGHSNAERQGVLDEAHERALLVRCRERMQRESGQTPAGWLSPWISETHLTPDLLAETGYGYTLNWCHDDQPVRMRTRGGGSLWSVPYPQELNDIPMIVGRLMDAKDFTAMVIDNFDEMREQSRAQPLVMGLALHPYIVGQPYRLRHLRTALQHLARARDRGDVWFTTPGAIASHMDALARERPADFG
- a CDS encoding YitT family protein — translated: MPAMHHPATAAMPSLRHSYFEDAQAIFAGTLFVSLALILFNQVGLLTGGAAGLAFLLHYVTGISFGKLFFLINLPFYGFAWMRMGREFTVKTFIAITMLSAMTEWSPALFAIDRLHPAYAAVLGGLLLGAGCLFLARHRGSLGGATIVSLYMQEKHGWRAGKVQMGIDCSIVALAFLVIEPSRVLYSVLAAVVMSVFLAVNHKPGRYVAM
- a CDS encoding potassium transporter Kup, whose protein sequence is MSAPKSSSAALIIGAIGVVYGDIGTSVLYATKEVFGHGHVPFTHENVYGILSMFFWTLTIIVSLKYVVLVLRADNEGEGGLVAMLALASRAVADKPRVRNVLLAVGIFGTSLFYGDGVITPAISVLSAVEGLEVVSPHFKHYVIPITLVVLFCLFAVQKRGTAGIGKFFGPITLAWFLVLAVLGVSQILGHPAILKAVSPHYALKFIWDNPMTSFIVLGATVLCVTGAEALYADLGHFGKGPIRIAWFSVVMPALTLNYFGQGALLLENPEAVKNPFFMMAPEWALIPLVLLATLATVIASQALITGAFSVTRQVIQLGYLPRLNIEHTSVRAAGQIYIPFVNWGLFVAIVLAVVMFRSSSNLAAAYGIAVTTDMLITTVLTFFVIRYAWKLPLLLCVGATAAFFVVDFAFFASNLLKLPEGGWFPLLIGGAIFMLMITWKEGRRLMGEVQRTDAIELRSFLDAVFVSPPARVDGTAVFLTAEPGVTPNALLHNLKHNKVLHEQNLFVTVRNHEVPWIPMDKRIEVEALGRHCWQVMVHYGFKNDVDLPRALENARLRGCQLEPMTTSYFLSRDVVIPTLGSGMAPWREKLFAQMHHNASGAANFLNLPNNAVVELGSKIEI
- a CDS encoding glutamate-5-semialdehyde dehydrogenase; this translates as MNALNVSEYVQTLGLQAKAASALMAKADAATKNKALKALARRLRDSAAELAPANARDIERATAAGLSAPMVDRLKLTPKVIETVALGCEQLAAMPDVIGEISGMKQQPSGIRVGQMRVPIGVFGMIYESRPNVTIEAASLAIKSGNAAILRGGSEAIESNKALADLVSASLAEAGLPVDAVQLVQTTDREAVGQLIAMPQFVDVIIPRGGKGLIERISRDAKVPVIKHLDGNCHVYVDDSAPLDMALKVVDNAKTQKYSPCNAAEGLLVAASVAELFLPEIGAVFAAKGVEMRCDPAAARILRAEGALHGETGTIVDAVESDWSEEYLAAVISIKVVDGVDEAIAHINRYSSHHTDAIITRDHINAQRFLREVDSASVMVNASTRFADGFEFGLGAEIGISTDKFHARGPVGIEGLTSLKYVVLGQGEIRT